The Oncorhynchus clarkii lewisi isolate Uvic-CL-2024 chromosome 29, UVic_Ocla_1.0, whole genome shotgun sequence genome contains a region encoding:
- the LOC139388306 gene encoding ADP-ribosylation factor-like protein 3 isoform X1, translating to MCDELQGLLSILRRLKHSPDQEVRLLLLGLDNAGKTTLLKQLASEDVSHITPTQGFNIKSMQSQGFKLNVWDIGGQRKIRPYWRNYFENTNVLIYVIDSSDRKRFEETGQELAELMEEEKLSMVPLLIFANKQDLMTAAPASELAEGLNLHTIRDRVWQIQACSAITAEGVQDGMTWVCKNIAVRKK from the exons ATGTGTGATGAACTGCAGGGTTTGCTGTCGATTCTGCGAAGACTGAAGCACTCTCCGGACCAGGAGGTGCGGTTACTGTTGCTAGGGCTGGACAACGCTGGCAAGACCACCCTGCTTAAACAGCTGGCCTCAGAGGATGTCAGCCACATCACCCCTACTCAG GGATTCAACATAAAGAGCATGCAGTCCCAGGGATTTAAGCTAAATGTTTGGGACATTGGAGGCCAGCGCAAGATCCGCCCGTACTGGAGGAACTACTTTGAGAACACAAACGTACTG ATCTATGTGATTGACAGTTCAGACAGGAAACGCTTTGAAGAGACAGGTCAG gagcTAGCTGAGTTGATGGAAGAAGAGAAGTTGAGCATGGTGCCACTGTTGATATTTGCCAACAAGCAGGACCTGATGACTGCGGCTCCTGCATCAGAGCTAGCTGAGGGTCTCAACCTGCACACCATCAGAGACCGGGTATGGCAGATCCAGGCCTGCTCTGCAATTACCGCAGAGGGAGTACAG GATGGCATGACGTGGGTGTGCAAGAACATAGCAGTTCGTAAGAAGTGA
- the LOC139388306 gene encoding ADP-ribosylation factor-like protein 3 isoform X2, with the protein MGLLSILRRLKHSPDQEVRLLLLGLDNAGKTTLLKQLASEDVSHITPTQGFNIKSMQSQGFKLNVWDIGGQRKIRPYWRNYFENTNVLIYVIDSSDRKRFEETGQELAELMEEEKLSMVPLLIFANKQDLMTAAPASELAEGLNLHTIRDRVWQIQACSAITAEGVQDGMTWVCKNIAVRKK; encoded by the exons GGTTTGCTGTCGATTCTGCGAAGACTGAAGCACTCTCCGGACCAGGAGGTGCGGTTACTGTTGCTAGGGCTGGACAACGCTGGCAAGACCACCCTGCTTAAACAGCTGGCCTCAGAGGATGTCAGCCACATCACCCCTACTCAG GGATTCAACATAAAGAGCATGCAGTCCCAGGGATTTAAGCTAAATGTTTGGGACATTGGAGGCCAGCGCAAGATCCGCCCGTACTGGAGGAACTACTTTGAGAACACAAACGTACTG ATCTATGTGATTGACAGTTCAGACAGGAAACGCTTTGAAGAGACAGGTCAG gagcTAGCTGAGTTGATGGAAGAAGAGAAGTTGAGCATGGTGCCACTGTTGATATTTGCCAACAAGCAGGACCTGATGACTGCGGCTCCTGCATCAGAGCTAGCTGAGGGTCTCAACCTGCACACCATCAGAGACCGGGTATGGCAGATCCAGGCCTGCTCTGCAATTACCGCAGAGGGAGTACAG GATGGCATGACGTGGGTGTGCAAGAACATAGCAGTTCGTAAGAAGTGA